Proteins from one Catenuloplanes atrovinosus genomic window:
- a CDS encoding LCP family protein, translating into MTAAGAPPQPRWVRFCVFLGVVLLVISGLVVIGVSVLEERYSGRVVTADLFGDSDDFAPLAVATPRPQYGETRTLSGDLGGDVDLNGPLDLLLVGIDPRPNEAPRPPLADAIMVLHVDAAHEHAYLFSLPRDLIVEIPAFAKAGYGGGTGKINGAMAYGSRVRETGGLDTAQGFQLLARTVIARTGIPRFEAGAIIDFSGFEAVVDALGGVDMYVDERTLSIHHAPNGTLRPGYGPQKTYEVGRQHMSGWEALDFVRQRKSLSEGDYARQRHQKQFLKAVLTQATDSGLLTDPLRLDRVLRAAGESLTFSGRGHDLLDYALTLRHLRPDDLTMVQLPGAAVGRGAGYRGEHLLPVADDFFAAVAADRVAEFLVEHPDLAS; encoded by the coding sequence ATGACAGCAGCCGGAGCCCCGCCGCAGCCGAGATGGGTACGGTTCTGCGTCTTCCTCGGCGTGGTCCTGCTGGTGATCAGCGGCCTGGTGGTGATCGGCGTCAGCGTGCTGGAGGAGCGCTACTCCGGCCGGGTGGTGACCGCCGACCTGTTCGGCGACTCCGACGACTTCGCGCCGCTGGCCGTCGCCACGCCGCGGCCGCAGTACGGCGAGACCCGCACGCTCTCCGGCGACCTGGGCGGCGACGTGGACCTGAACGGCCCGCTCGACCTGCTGCTGGTCGGCATCGACCCGAGACCGAACGAGGCACCCCGGCCGCCGCTGGCCGACGCGATCATGGTGCTGCACGTGGACGCGGCGCACGAGCACGCGTACCTCTTCTCGCTGCCGCGTGACCTGATCGTGGAGATCCCGGCGTTCGCCAAGGCCGGCTACGGCGGCGGCACCGGCAAGATCAACGGCGCGATGGCGTACGGCAGCCGGGTCCGTGAGACCGGCGGGCTGGACACCGCGCAAGGCTTCCAGCTGCTGGCCCGTACCGTGATCGCGCGGACCGGCATCCCGCGCTTCGAGGCCGGTGCGATCATCGACTTCAGCGGCTTCGAGGCGGTGGTGGACGCGCTCGGCGGCGTCGACATGTACGTGGACGAGCGCACGCTCTCCATCCACCACGCGCCGAACGGCACGCTGCGCCCCGGGTACGGCCCGCAGAAGACCTACGAGGTCGGGCGGCAGCACATGAGCGGCTGGGAGGCGCTGGACTTCGTCCGGCAGCGCAAGAGCCTGTCCGAGGGCGACTACGCGCGGCAGCGGCACCAGAAGCAGTTCCTCAAGGCGGTGCTCACCCAGGCGACCGACTCCGGGCTGCTCACCGACCCGCTGCGGCTGGACCGGGTGCTGCGCGCGGCGGGGGAGTCGCTGACCTTCAGCGGGCGCGGTCACGACCTGCTGGACTACGCGCTGACGCTGCGCCACCTCCGGCCGGACGACCTCACCATGGTGCAACTGCCCGGCGCGGCGGTCGGGCGCGGCGCCGGGTACCGCGGCGAGCACCTGCTGCCGGTCGCGGACGACTTCTTCGCCGCGGTCGCGGCCGACCGCGTGGCGGAGTTCCTGGTCGAACACCCGGACCTGGCCTCGTGA
- a CDS encoding F0F1 ATP synthase subunit epsilon, with protein MAKQLHVEVVAVEQKVWVGEAEMVVARTTEGELGVLPGHAPLLGQLKEPSQVRVKLAGGEQLSWDVTGGFLSVTGAGVTVLAEEASAATAPASAAH; from the coding sequence GTGGCTAAGCAGCTGCATGTCGAGGTCGTTGCCGTCGAGCAGAAGGTGTGGGTCGGTGAGGCCGAAATGGTCGTCGCCCGCACCACCGAGGGCGAGCTCGGGGTCCTGCCCGGTCACGCCCCGCTGCTCGGCCAGCTGAAGGAGCCGTCCCAGGTGCGGGTGAAGCTCGCCGGTGGCGAGCAGCTCAGCTGGGACGTGACCGGCGGATTCCTCTCGGTCACCGGGGCCGGCGTCACGGTCCTGGCCGAGGAGGCCTCCGCGGCCACGGCTCCCGCCTCCGCGGCTCACTGA
- a CDS encoding DUF2550 domain-containing protein: MLIVEWIGIGVLALLLAFGVLVLRRALFVRAGGTIRLSVRTSSAVPERGWSNGLGRFVGDDLRWYRIFSFALRPKRTLTRTGLVIVSRRSPAGQEAYSLPEDWVILRCSWPGRETVEIAMAATTVTGFLSWLESAPPGEVSTRLGRESTR, encoded by the coding sequence ATGCTGATCGTGGAGTGGATCGGGATCGGCGTCCTCGCCCTGCTGCTCGCGTTCGGCGTGCTGGTGCTCCGCCGTGCCCTGTTCGTCCGGGCCGGCGGCACGATCCGGCTGAGCGTGCGCACCTCCAGCGCGGTGCCCGAGCGCGGCTGGTCCAACGGGCTCGGCCGGTTCGTCGGCGACGACCTGCGGTGGTACCGGATCTTCAGCTTCGCGCTGCGGCCGAAGCGCACGCTCACGCGTACCGGCCTGGTGATCGTGTCCCGCCGTTCGCCGGCCGGGCAGGAGGCCTACTCGCTGCCCGAGGACTGGGTGATCCTGCGCTGCTCCTGGCCCGGCCGGGAGACCGTGGAGATCGCCATGGCGGCCACCACGGTCACCGGCTTCCTGTCCTGGCTGGAGTCCGCGCCGCCCGGCGAGGTCTCCACCCGCTTAGGCCGTGAGTCGACGCGGTGA
- a CDS encoding cob(I)yrinic acid a,c-diamide adenosyltransferase, with amino-acid sequence MAVHLTRIYTRTGDAGSTRLLDNELVPKTSPRIAAYADVDETNAAIGVAVAMGELPAEIRAVLAEIQNDLFDVGADLANPLSETAPEHPPLRITEEYVTRLERWCDEFNAHREPLSSFVLPGGTPGAALLHVARTTARRAERRAWALIEADGERTGPLPAKYLNRLSDLLFILSRAANPDGDVLWRPGGSHRRS; translated from the coding sequence ATGGCCGTTCACCTCACACGCATCTACACCCGGACCGGCGACGCGGGCAGCACCCGGCTGCTCGACAACGAGCTGGTCCCGAAGACCTCGCCGCGGATCGCCGCCTACGCGGACGTGGACGAGACGAACGCGGCGATCGGCGTGGCGGTCGCCATGGGCGAGCTGCCGGCGGAGATCCGCGCGGTGCTCGCCGAGATCCAGAACGACCTGTTCGACGTGGGCGCGGACCTGGCCAACCCGCTCTCCGAGACCGCGCCGGAACACCCTCCACTGCGGATCACCGAGGAGTACGTGACGCGCCTGGAGCGCTGGTGCGACGAGTTCAACGCGCACCGGGAGCCGCTGAGCTCGTTCGTGCTGCCCGGCGGCACGCCCGGCGCCGCGCTGCTGCACGTGGCGCGCACCACCGCGCGCCGCGCCGAGCGGCGGGCCTGGGCGCTGATCGAGGCCGACGGCGAGCGCACCGGCCCGCTGCCCGCGAAGTATCTCAACCGGCTGTCGGACCTGCTGTTCATCCTGTCCCGGGCCGCGAACCCGGACGGTGACGTGCTCTGGCGGCCGGGCGGGTCACATCGCAGGTCGTGA
- the murA gene encoding UDP-N-acetylglucosamine 1-carboxyvinyltransferase: MVSVDQISVNGGARLAGEVRVAGAKNSALKLMAAALLAPGRTVITNVPRITDIAIMAQVLDRLGCTVDFVDEPGPDGTPSPVREVVIDVPETLGTEADYDLVRRLRASIAVLGPLLARCGYVRVAHPGGDAIGSRGLDMHVAGLARMGADITGEHGFVIASAAGGLRGATIWLDFPSVGATENLLMAAVLAKGVTEIDNAAREPEIVDICAMLTAMGARIEGAGTSTLRIEGVAELRPVVHATIGDRIVAGTWAYGAAMTRGDVTVTGIDPAYLEIALDKLRTAGCEVTTSQDHFRVRMDERPRSVDVVTLPYPGFATDLLPMAIGLAAVSEGASLVTENIFDGRFMFVNEMARLGAEIKTDGHHAVVRGRERLSGAPVRATDIRAGAGLVIAGLCAEGVTEVGHVHHIDRGYPNFVADLRALGVEVHRSAAPPDVIG; encoded by the coding sequence ATGGTGTCCGTGGATCAGATCTCGGTGAACGGCGGTGCCCGGCTCGCGGGCGAGGTACGGGTGGCCGGCGCGAAGAACTCCGCGCTCAAGCTGATGGCCGCGGCGCTGCTGGCCCCGGGCCGGACCGTGATCACCAACGTGCCGCGGATCACCGACATCGCGATCATGGCGCAGGTGCTCGACCGGCTCGGCTGCACCGTGGACTTCGTCGACGAGCCCGGCCCGGACGGTACGCCGTCGCCGGTGCGCGAGGTGGTCATCGACGTGCCGGAGACGCTCGGCACCGAGGCCGACTACGACCTGGTCCGCCGCCTGCGGGCGTCCATCGCGGTGCTCGGCCCGCTGCTGGCCCGCTGCGGCTACGTGCGGGTGGCCCACCCGGGCGGCGACGCGATCGGCTCCCGCGGCCTGGACATGCACGTGGCCGGCCTGGCCCGGATGGGTGCGGACATCACCGGCGAGCACGGCTTCGTGATCGCGTCCGCGGCCGGCGGCCTGCGCGGCGCCACCATATGGCTCGACTTCCCCAGCGTCGGCGCCACGGAGAACCTGCTGATGGCCGCGGTGCTGGCCAAGGGCGTCACCGAGATCGACAACGCGGCGCGCGAGCCGGAGATCGTGGACATCTGCGCGATGCTGACCGCGATGGGTGCGCGGATCGAGGGCGCCGGCACGTCCACGCTGCGGATCGAGGGCGTCGCCGAGCTGCGGCCGGTGGTGCACGCCACGATCGGCGACCGGATCGTCGCCGGGACCTGGGCCTACGGCGCCGCGATGACGCGCGGGGACGTGACCGTGACCGGCATCGACCCGGCGTACCTCGAGATCGCGCTGGACAAGCTGCGGACCGCCGGCTGCGAGGTGACGACGAGCCAGGACCATTTCCGGGTACGCATGGACGAGCGCCCCCGCTCGGTGGACGTCGTCACGCTGCCGTACCCGGGGTTCGCCACCGACCTGCTGCCGATGGCGATCGGCCTGGCCGCGGTCAGCGAGGGCGCGTCACTGGTCACGGAGAACATCTTCGACGGCCGGTTCATGTTCGTGAACGAGATGGCCCGGCTCGGCGCGGAGATCAAGACCGACGGCCACCACGCGGTGGTACGCGGCCGGGAGCGGCTCTCCGGCGCGCCGGTGCGCGCCACCGACATCCGGGCCGGGGCCGGGCTGGTGATCGCGGGCCTGTGCGCCGAGGGCGTGACCGAGGTCGGCCACGTGCACCACATCGACCGGGGCTATCCGAACTTCGTGGCGGACCTGCGCGCGCTCGGCGTGGAGGTGCACCGTTCCGCGGCACCGCCGGACGTCATCGGCTGA
- a CDS encoding 3-hydroxyacyl-CoA dehydrogenase family protein, producing the protein MTGRLAVVGAGLMGSGIAQEAARAGWHVTLRDLDAPAVERGLAAVRGSLDRFVAKERITAADAERALSRITTTTDLPEAVADADIVVEAVFERLDVKQDVFRTLDEVCKPSAVLATNTSAIPITQIAAVTGRPGSVVGTHFFSPVPMMPLCELVRGHRTSDETLATARAFAEEIGKTCIVVERDIAGFVTTRLITALVVEAVGLVESGVVSAEDLDTACRLGFGHAMGPLATADLTGIDVLLHAARNIHTDSGDPKFFPPELMQRMVTAGELGRKSGKGFYDY; encoded by the coding sequence GTGACGGGACGACTCGCGGTCGTGGGGGCCGGACTGATGGGATCGGGCATCGCCCAGGAGGCGGCGCGGGCCGGCTGGCACGTCACACTGCGTGACTTGGACGCGCCGGCCGTGGAGCGCGGGCTCGCCGCCGTCCGGGGCTCGCTGGACCGGTTCGTCGCCAAGGAGCGGATCACCGCGGCCGACGCGGAGCGGGCGCTGTCCCGGATCACCACCACCACGGACCTGCCCGAGGCGGTGGCGGACGCGGACATCGTGGTGGAGGCCGTGTTCGAGCGGCTGGATGTCAAGCAGGACGTCTTCCGTACCCTCGATGAGGTCTGCAAGCCCTCGGCGGTGCTGGCCACGAACACCAGCGCCATCCCGATCACGCAGATCGCGGCCGTGACCGGCCGCCCGGGCTCGGTGGTCGGCACCCACTTCTTCTCGCCGGTGCCGATGATGCCGCTGTGCGAGCTGGTCCGCGGCCACCGCACCTCGGACGAGACGCTGGCCACGGCGCGCGCGTTCGCCGAGGAGATCGGCAAGACGTGCATCGTGGTGGAGCGCGACATCGCCGGGTTCGTCACCACCCGGCTGATCACCGCGCTGGTCGTCGAGGCCGTCGGGCTGGTCGAGTCCGGCGTGGTCAGCGCGGAGGACCTGGACACGGCGTGCCGGCTCGGCTTCGGGCACGCGATGGGCCCGCTGGCCACCGCGGACCTCACCGGCATCGACGTGCTGCTGCACGCCGCCCGCAACATCCACACCGACTCGGGCGACCCGAAGTTCTTCCCGCCGGAACTGATGCAGCGCATGGTCACCGCGGGCGAGCTGGGCCGGAAGTCCGGGAAGGGGTTCTACGACTACTGA